The genomic window TACTTTTCAGCCAGGTCTTTTTTGGCAGGGTTCAGGTCCACGCCAACAATCTGGTCTGCACCAATCAGACGAAGGCCCTGCACAACGTTAAGACCGATGCCGCCGAGGCCGAACACAACAGCTTTACAGCCTGGCTCTGCCTTTGCTGTGTTGATCACAGCGCCAACGCCTGTGGTCACACCGCAGCCGATGTAGCAGACCTTATCGAACGGCGCATCCTGACGGATCTTCGCAAGGGAGATCTCTGGCAGAACGGTGAAATTGGAGAAGGTGCTGGTGCCCATGTAGTGGTGAACTTTCTCACCATTGATGGAGAAACGGCTGGTGCCGTCCGGCATTACACCTGCGCCCTGTGTCGTGCGGATGGACTGACACAGGTTGGTTTTTGGGTTGAGGCAGTACTCACACTCGCGGCACTCTGGCGTGTAAAGTGGGATCACATGATCACCCGGCTTCAGCGAGGTCACGCCTTTGCCAACTTCGCGCACGATGCCAGCGCCTTCGTGGCCCAAAATGGCTGGGAACAGACCCTCAGGGTCATCACCGGAAAGGGTGAAGGCATCCGTATGGCATACGCCAGTTGCCATAATTTCAACCAGAACCTCAAAGGGTTTCGGGCCTTCTAGCTGAACCGTTTCGATGGAAAGAGGGGCTCCGGCTTTATAAGCGACAGCGGCGCGTGTATCCATATTTTAAACCTATACGTCTTGTAATCGACCCACCGAAAATGGCAGGCCCTCCCCAAAGTTGTTGACTGTGGCGCACACCTCCCGCGTGTCACCACCAAACTTGCACCCACAACTTATAACGCGCAAAGACGCGAATTGCATCAGCCAATTCAGGAGTTTTGCTTAGAGATGAAAGTTCCTAACAAACAACATTTTTGAGTGCACAGAGCATTATTTCTCAACGTTGAGACATCAGCCGTAATAAGGTCCTGCAAAACCGATGCAAGTTAACGGTGGAAGAGGGCAATGTTTGAAGATCATTTGTTTCAGTCAGGAAAAATAAGTTGGCAGTTGCTCTTATATGGTTTTGAACATGACATTATCGACCGTAAACAACTCTCGGAGCTTGCCACTAAGTGGGTAGTTGAAGACGTCCTTGGGAAAGAGCAAAGCATCATATGTGCTGCTGAGTATTATGAAAGTGAAGTTGTTTATTCCACTTTGAAAGCTCTCACAGCGCAGGAAAATCAAGAAGCTTCAGTTTCCGAAATTTGGAGATATGTCTTACTGAAATCATTGATTTACTCCTGCATTCCAAATCAGGAGAAGATAGACCGATTGCAACAGCTCTATTCACAGTTTGATTATCCAGCTGACATGGAAAACTGCTCAATTTATTCGGCAAGTAAACATTGCCCTATCGAAGCTGCGCAGGATCTCATTACCAAAATGGAGAAACAGCAACTAAACGACCATAGGTGATCATCAACAGGATGAATATGCGAAGCGTCCTGCTACTCGCAAGAAAGGGCTTGAAATTCGATATTGTTGTCAGATTGTTGTTTTCAGGAGAAAATTATGAGTGGCCTGACCAAAGGTAAGATTCTCGAATTTTTGCAGAGCTATCCGGTTTACCTTCTGGCCCTGACGTTGGCTGGGGTCACCGCTTTTCTTGGCTTCTACCTGCTCGCCATCTTCCCACCTGTCGGCTTTGTGCTCCTGTACATTCTGCAGGACAGGATCCCGCTCACAACGTTCATCCCTTTCATCGCTGGCCCAGCCATACCGGCAGCCATCGCCTTCTACCTTATTCTCAAAAGAACGCGGTTGAGGCTTACCATTCCAGCAGTCCTGTTCGCCTACCTAGCTGGAAGCGCTACAGCCATCCTGCTTTTGCCTCTCATCGCAACACCATCGGTTACAAGGCTGGATGGTTTCCTGATTTTCCTCGGAATAGCTTGCACTGCGGGATACGCATTCGTTTACTGGTGGCGCATCCCTCAGGAACCTCACAGTCCTAAAGCAGATACTTGATCGCGAGGATGATCCCGCCGAGGAGGAGGAGGGTCTCCGCGACGATAACGAACAGGTGCTGATGGCCGAGGCTGACGAGAGTTTTCAGGGTGGTCATGACACCCAAAGCTGAAATCGCGATGACGAGGCACCAGGTGGACGCATCCACGAGGATCAGGCGTGGTGTTTCCGGTATCCAACCCAGTGAGTTGACCACGACCAGAGCAGCAAAGCCGAATGCGAAGTAGGGGACAGGGGCTTTGGCCTCCAGCGTGGCCGTCGTGGCCTTGCCTTTGGTATGCAGCCATTTGGCGGACCAGAGGGAGATAATGAAGATTACCGGCAGAAGCATCATCACCCGCATCAGCTTAACCACCGTCCCGATCTCACCCGCACTATCCGAGACAGCAAAACCAGCCCCGACAACCTGCGCCACATCGTGGATGGTTGCGCCAAAGAAGATGCCAAGCTGCACATCATTGAGGCCGAACATCTGGCCGATGCTGGGGTAAAGGATCATCGCAAGCGTGGAGAGAGCGGTGACGGCAATCACTGTAAACAGAGTGTTCTGCTCGTTCTCTTTGGAGCTCGGCAAGACAGAGGAAATCGCCAGCGCAGCGGAGGCACCGCAGATGCCAACAGCCCCACCGGTGAGCAGGCCGAAGCTGGCGGAACGACCCAATAAACGTGCCACGATGAGCCCAACAAACAGCATGGCAAGGACTGAAAGGATCACCAGCGCCAGTGTTTGCCAGCCGAGCTCAAGGATCTGCGCAAAGGAAACGCGCAGGCCGAGCAGGATCACGCCCAGACGCAGTACCTTCTTGGCCGCAAAACTCAATCCCGCCTGACAGTTGCCATCCTCATAAATGGAATGCACCGCCATGCCGATAAGCAAGGCGTACAGCATCACCGGACCGCCCTGATGCTCCGAGATGTAACGCGCGGCAATGGCGATCACTGTTGCGATGATGAGGCCGGGAATGATCTCTCGGCCCTCTTTCATCCATCTGGAGAAGAACGGGCCGGACCCTTCCGGCTGGTCTGGCAGGCTGGAATCGGCTGGCATGAAACGAACCCTTGCAATATCCCCGTGCCTCCAGTTGGAAACACGGGGAACAGCATAAGGATCCAGCATGGGGAAGTGGTTACGCCAGCCAAAGAAACAGCCACACCCCATGGCAATTCAGGGGTGTGACTTGCGTAAGTACACAGGCTTATTGCGTCTCGCTGGCCTCGGCGGGCTGAGCAGATCCACCAACAAGGCTGAGAGCCAGACCGGTGCAGGCGATGAACGCGGTGAGGGCGAGGATCAGCCAGCCGGTGTATTCAACAGACGTCACCAGACCAACCAGCAGGCCGGACAGTGGCAGGGTGAAGTTATTGAACAGGATAATCACGCCAACAGTTTTGCCGTAGTCCTCTGGCGGAATGATCTTCTGCCGGGCACTGCGGATGTAGACGTTGAACATGCTGTCGAAGCCAAGGATCACACAGTAGCCCAGCAGATAAATCCAGTAGTTGCTGGTAAAGCCCGTGATCACACCACCAATCACCAGTCCGCTGTAGGAGATGATCCCGATATGAGTAAGCTTAAGACGGCTCGCACCTGTGATCAGCAAAACCGCAAAGGTCGCAATCGCCCCGACAGATTGCAGCAGGGCGTAGTATTCCTCTGACTGCTCATAGAGGCCAGTGACCATACTGGCGGACGTTGCCAGTGTAACGCCGAAGACCAGATTGACCAGCGCGGTGAGCGCCACGATACGCTTCAGACCCGGCAGATAAAACAGGTGGTTGAGCGCGGTGCGGAAAGGTTTGGTCCAGTGACCTTCCAGCGGTTTGGCTTCCTTCAGCTCCACATCACTTAAGCGGCGCCAGATGGAGATGAGGGCATCGGCACTGACAAACAGAGCACCGGACATAACCACCACAATTTCCCAGCCAAACACGTTGAACAGTGCGGCGGCAATCACAGGGCCAAGAACCACGCAGATCTGATCCACGCTCTGCGCGTAGGACTGCACCTTGGTGAAGGCCACATCCTTGAAAATCTGCGGCAGCATCACTTCACGAGCCATGAACCCTTGCGTGGTGAGCACGCCGGAAAGCGCGGCAATGGCAACAATCCAGCCCACATGGGGCATGAAGTATTGACCAAGCAGACCTATGGCACAGACAAGCGAGCGGCCCGCCTGGGAGATACGCACCAGCGTGACGGGAGAAAAACGGTCCGCCAGAATTCCGCAGACAGGAAAGCACAGGATACGCGGCAGCGTTTCAGCGGCAAAGGCAAGACCGGAAAGCGAAACACTGCCGGTGGTTTGGAAGACAACAAGAGGAACGACGAAAAGCAGCAGCTGGTCCCCCAAACGGGAACCGAACATGGAGCCAAAGAACAAAAAAACGGAGCTTTTCACTCTGTATTCCAGACATAATTGGATGAGGAAACGAATAGGGGTGCTCGCGGCACAAGGTGATCCGCTGAAGATCAGGGGAGGTGGGGTAAGGCCATCAGCCTAAGAAGATCAGCTTGCAGGTTGCGTCGGCGAGTTATTTTTGTGTGGCGACCTTGTTTTGAAGGTCATCAAGGAAAAGAGAAACAGCCTCCTTGTTCAGGCGAAAATACACCCAGTTGCTGTTGCGCGTGGGCGTCACCAATCCAGCATTCACCAGCACCTTCATATGATTGGTCGCAGTGGGCTGAGAAATGCCGAGTTTTCGAGCAATTGCCCCCAAACACACGCCATGCTCAATCAGATCGCCATTCTTCTGCGGCGGAAAATGCGCAACAGGATCTTGAAGCCATTCCAGGATGGTCAATCTGTTCTCGTTGGCCAGTGTTTTAAGGATTTCAATCAAGCTCATGCGCCAACTATATAGCTGATTCCCTATATAGCAATCCAACAATATAGCTTATCAACTATATTCAAAATTCAGCTCTGAACATCCCCTGTCGCACCATGCACAATGCCATTGAAACCGTGCAGAAAATGGGGTGTTATTGGTTTATTGCTCTTCACTGTTTTTTTCAGAAAGCTCATTCTGTGCCGCATCTACAGCCGTTTATCACTCGCATGCTTTCCGCATTCCTCACCGTCTTCCTTGCAACAACAGGGGCAAAGGCCACGCAGTTCTATCCGCTATCGTTGGACCTGAAAGGAGAGGGGCAACCCGTTGTCGTGTTCATTCATGGCAACGGCAGCAACGCCTCAGCCTGGAGCAACATCGAACCGCAGATACGCAGCATGGGCGTGCAGACAGTCGTTTATGATCGGATCATTCTTGATCCTCACCCGATGTGGGAAGCGGGATATGCGGTTGAGCACGAGGCGAAAGACCTGATCACGGCTCTTTCCGACCTCGCAGATAATGCCCCCATCATTCTCGTCGCACATTCCTACGGCGGATACATCGCCAGTTTGCTGGTGGAAGAGCTGGAGAACGTGCAAGGCATCGTATTTGTCGATGCAGGCATCCCGCAGGATATGAGTGCGGAGCTGGTGAGTTTCGTATTGGCCGAATACATCCCACGCTTTGAAGCGCTTGAGAAAGCAGCACCTGAGCTGGCGAAAACCATCATCCCAATCATCAAAGCCTATCCAGCCACAGCACGGCGCATGGGGTCCGTTACCATCCCCCAGCATCTGCCTGTCATCGACATTGTAGCTGCAACCTCATGGGTGAAAGATGCAAAGGTTGTCGCGCAGATGCACAAGGCTCATGCAGAGTTCACCGCTGCCTCCCCGACCCGCACCAGTGTTTTCGCAAAGGGCAGCGGGCACAACGTGATGCAGGATAAACCGGAATATGTGATCGAGGCCATCAAACGCATGGTGGAACAGGTGAGGGGCAAATGAAACTCACCCACATCAACCTCGTTGCCCGCGATGCAAAGGCTTTGGCCGCGTTTTATGAGGCCGTGTTCCAATGCAAGCAAATGCGGCCAGCCAAAGTTCTGTCAGGTGAAAAGGTCTCCAAAGGGAACGGTCTGCCCAACTCCGAGATCCTCAGCATCTGGTTGACGTTCCCCGATTGCGACACGCCGTTTCTGGAGTTGCATCAACATGCCGCAACCGAAGACAGAGGTGTTGCGCCTGTGAACGCCACTGGCTTTGGTCACCTTGCGTTTCAGACGCCGGACCTTCATGAGTTGATCACGAAAGTTCTTTCCGCAGGTGGCAGCAAGCAGGGGGAGGTCACGAACTTCGGAACCTCAGAGAGACCACACCTGATCATCTATATGCGTGATCCTGAAGGCAACATTCTTGAACTGGAGCAGCCCTTTTGCACACCGGAGGAGGATTAGCAGCAATCCTCCGACCGCTGCCAATCGGTTTAGTTTCCTTGCTCCTAACCCGCTGGCACAAGGGCCAGTGCGCGGATCGGGCTGCCGGTGCCATTGGCAATCTTCAGCGGGGCTGCAATCAAGATAGCGCCTTTTGGCGGCAGCTTGTCCAGATTGGCAAGACTGGCAAGGCCGTAGCGGTTGGCTGCGTGCAGCAGATTATGTGCCGGATAAGGTGGTTCCATGCCACCAGCACAGCCTGCATCCGTGCCGATACACTCATTGCCCCAGCCAAGGATGCCCTTGGAGAGGAGATACTCGATGCAGTCTACCGTTGGCCCCGGAGAATGCGGGCCGTTTTCGTCTACGTTGAGAAACTTCGCTTCATCCGTATTGCGGTGATACCAGTCGCTGCGCATGACGACCCATTCACCGGCATTGATCTCGCCGTGTTCCGCCTCCCACTCTTTCACGCGGTCCGCTGTCAGCAGAAAATCTGCATTCTCAGCTGTCTCCGCAGAGCAGTCGATCACGTTCACAGGTGCCACAAAGTTTTGCGGTGAGATGGTGTCAGTATATCCATCTGCATAGTCTTTGCCGGTGATCCAATGATGCGGCGCATCAAAGTGGGTGCCTGAATGCTCACCCAGTTTCATCCAGTTCCATGCGAAGAACGGACCGTCCTCATCATACTCAGAGATCTTATGAATCTCCACTTTCGGCGTGTTTTTGGCAAAGTCTGGTGGCAGTTGCAAAATGGGCGTATCCGGCCCTAATCGGCCAGATAGATCAATCACCTCCACATCTCCGGAAATCAATTTCGTACCAAGGTCTTCCAATATGCTTTTGGTCAGCATCCCTCTTTCTCCCTCCCAGAAAGTGGTCGATCCTAAAGTGAGAAGCACACCGTCCCATGAGCTCCTCATGGGACTACGCTAACCAGATTTATATGTATATGCAAATATTATCAGGGATGTGTGACGTGCGACCAGAGCTAGGACTCCACGCAAGGTATAGATATCCTTCACTAAATCCGTATCTCTTTTCATGAAAGAGGACTGATTATCAGGAAGCAGCGTCAATCAGCGCTTTGGCAGCCTTCTTCGCTTCACCTGCCGGGTCATCACTGTTACCGAAATGCGCAGTAATAATCGCACCTTCCTGCAGCATCAGCAATTGGCGGGCCAGAGCTTCAGGGTTCTTTAGATGCGCCGCTTCCACCAGAGCCAGCACGCCCTGATACATGGTGTTGCGTTGCTCAACAGTTTGCTGATGGATCGGATGATCGGGCTCCGGATACTCGGAGCTGGCCTTGATGAACATGCAGCTTTTGAACGTGTCTTCGCGAAACCATTCACCCAGCACATCAAACAGCGCCAACAACTGCCCCTTCGGCTCACTGGCAAGCTCGCAGACACGCTTCGTCGACCAATCGTGAAACTGCTGCTCGCGCAAACCAAGCGCAGCCAGAATCAGGTCCTCCTTGCTTTTGAAGTGCTTGTACATGGAGGTTTTGGAAATGCCGGATTCAGCAACCAGCATGTCCATACCTGTGGCGTGAAACCCGTTTCTGTAGAAGGTTTCCATCGCCTTTTCTACGAGTTCATCCCGTTTATTTTTGCGCATACCAACCTCAAGGTTTACTGATCAGTACATATAACGAAATAAATATGGCCGAACAAGGGAATTCATTTTTATCGCGAAATCAAAGGGCTTCGTAAAAGCGAGTGATATGCATCACGCAGCTCGCAATTTGGTGAATTGACTAAATGAACAGATCGGTACACCTTGCTATCAGTAACTGTACCGATCAGTAAACAACAAGAGGCAACAAAAATGCTCAGTTTATCAATGCGCCCCATAACAGACGACGCTGCGGTAGCAAAAGTAAGAGCTGCGGAAGATGCGTGGAACTCACGCTGCCCGACAATTGTTGTCCGAAATGTTTCCCGCGATTGCCTGTGGCATGACCGGAATCAGACCATTGAAGGTCGGCCACAGATTATGGGTTTCCTTTCCGCCAAATGGAAAACCCAGCTCCATTATCGCCATATCAAAGAGCTTTGGAGCTTTAACAAAAACCGCTTCTCCATTCGCATCGTCAGCGAGTGGCGGACCATACACAACAAGTGGTTCCGCTCCTGCGGCAACGAGAACTGGGAGTTTGATGACAACGGTCTCATGAAGAAGCGGATCACGTGCATCACAGATACGGAAATCAACGAGAATGAGCGGCTCTTCGTCTGGCCCTTTGGTCGCCGCCCGGATAACCACCCCGGCCTTTCGGAGATGAACTTATAACGAGCTCCACAGGAGGAACGCGTCCATCCGCTTAGAGTGCCAAGCACGGCCCCATCGACTTGGCCTTCCAGAACACTGCGGACCTACCCCAGTTCCTCCAGCTCTCCCCAGAGCAGTGCGACGACTACTTCCTGCCCGAGGTAGTCGTCGCATTTTTTGTATCAGTCCCCATATGCAAGCATATTACTTCGTTTGTTGGGGGCTCCTATGCCAAAAGCTTTTGCTCAGATTGCCTTTACCTCTGCCGCTCAGAGTTTTCAGGACCGCTACGGAACCAAAGAGGCCTACGCCAGGTTTCTGGAAGGGGACGAGCTGAGCGGTCACACCATTGACCCGGACCATGCCACTTTCATTGAGAGCATGGACGGGTGTTATCTCTCAACTA from Microbulbifer sp. MKSA007 includes these protein-coding regions:
- a CDS encoding S-(hydroxymethyl)glutathione dehydrogenase/class III alcohol dehydrogenase, which produces MDTRAAVAYKAGAPLSIETVQLEGPKPFEVLVEIMATGVCHTDAFTLSGDDPEGLFPAILGHEGAGIVREVGKGVTSLKPGDHVIPLYTPECRECEYCLNPKTNLCQSIRTTQGAGVMPDGTSRFSINGEKVHHYMGTSTFSNFTVLPEISLAKIRQDAPFDKVCYIGCGVTTGVGAVINTAKAEPGCKAVVFGLGGIGLNVVQGLRLIGADQIVGVDLNPAKKDLAEKYGMTDFVNPKEVEGDLVPYLVDLTGGGADYSFECIGHPTTMRQALECCHKGWGESIIIGVAGAGQEISTRPFQLVTGRSWRGTAFGGARGRTDVPKIVDWYMDGKIDIDHMITHTMPLEEINTAFDLMHEGKSIRSVVTF
- a CDS encoding DUF2247 family protein, with product MFEDHLFQSGKISWQLLLYGFEHDIIDRKQLSELATKWVVEDVLGKEQSIICAAEYYESEVVYSTLKALTAQENQEASVSEIWRYVLLKSLIYSCIPNQEKIDRLQQLYSQFDYPADMENCSIYSASKHCPIEAAQDLITKMEKQQLNDHR
- a CDS encoding putative sulfate exporter family transporter, giving the protein MPADSSLPDQPEGSGPFFSRWMKEGREIIPGLIIATVIAIAARYISEHQGGPVMLYALLIGMAVHSIYEDGNCQAGLSFAAKKVLRLGVILLGLRVSFAQILELGWQTLALVILSVLAMLFVGLIVARLLGRSASFGLLTGGAVGICGASAALAISSVLPSSKENEQNTLFTVIAVTALSTLAMILYPSIGQMFGLNDVQLGIFFGATIHDVAQVVGAGFAVSDSAGEIGTVVKLMRVMMLLPVIFIISLWSAKWLHTKGKATTATLEAKAPVPYFAFGFAALVVVNSLGWIPETPRLILVDASTWCLVIAISALGVMTTLKTLVSLGHQHLFVIVAETLLLLGGIILAIKYLL
- a CDS encoding MFS transporter, whose product is MKSSVFLFFGSMFGSRLGDQLLLFVVPLVVFQTTGSVSLSGLAFAAETLPRILCFPVCGILADRFSPVTLVRISQAGRSLVCAIGLLGQYFMPHVGWIVAIAALSGVLTTQGFMAREVMLPQIFKDVAFTKVQSYAQSVDQICVVLGPVIAAALFNVFGWEIVVVMSGALFVSADALISIWRRLSDVELKEAKPLEGHWTKPFRTALNHLFYLPGLKRIVALTALVNLVFGVTLATSASMVTGLYEQSEEYYALLQSVGAIATFAVLLITGASRLKLTHIGIISYSGLVIGGVITGFTSNYWIYLLGYCVILGFDSMFNVYIRSARQKIIPPEDYGKTVGVIILFNNFTLPLSGLLVGLVTSVEYTGWLILALTAFIACTGLALSLVGGSAQPAEASETQ
- a CDS encoding metalloregulator ArsR/SmtB family transcription factor, with the translated sequence MSLIEILKTLANENRLTILEWLQDPVAHFPPQKNGDLIEHGVCLGAIARKLGISQPTATNHMKVLVNAGLVTPTRNSNWVYFRLNKEAVSLFLDDLQNKVATQK
- a CDS encoding alpha/beta hydrolase gives rise to the protein MHNAIETVQKMGCYWFIALHCFFQKAHSVPHLQPFITRMLSAFLTVFLATTGAKATQFYPLSLDLKGEGQPVVVFIHGNGSNASAWSNIEPQIRSMGVQTVVYDRIILDPHPMWEAGYAVEHEAKDLITALSDLADNAPIILVAHSYGGYIASLLVEELENVQGIVFVDAGIPQDMSAELVSFVLAEYIPRFEALEKAAPELAKTIIPIIKAYPATARRMGSVTIPQHLPVIDIVAATSWVKDAKVVAQMHKAHAEFTAASPTRTSVFAKGSGHNVMQDKPEYVIEAIKRMVEQVRGK
- a CDS encoding VOC family protein, which codes for MKLTHINLVARDAKALAAFYEAVFQCKQMRPAKVLSGEKVSKGNGLPNSEILSIWLTFPDCDTPFLELHQHAATEDRGVAPVNATGFGHLAFQTPDLHELITKVLSAGGSKQGEVTNFGTSERPHLIIYMRDPEGNILELEQPFCTPEED
- a CDS encoding cyclase family protein: MLTKSILEDLGTKLISGDVEVIDLSGRLGPDTPILQLPPDFAKNTPKVEIHKISEYDEDGPFFAWNWMKLGEHSGTHFDAPHHWITGKDYADGYTDTISPQNFVAPVNVIDCSAETAENADFLLTADRVKEWEAEHGEINAGEWVVMRSDWYHRNTDEAKFLNVDENGPHSPGPTVDCIEYLLSKGILGWGNECIGTDAGCAGGMEPPYPAHNLLHAANRYGLASLANLDKLPPKGAILIAAPLKIANGTGSPIRALALVPAG
- a CDS encoding TetR family transcriptional regulator; the protein is MRKNKRDELVEKAMETFYRNGFHATGMDMLVAESGISKTSMYKHFKSKEDLILAALGLREQQFHDWSTKRVCELASEPKGQLLALFDVLGEWFREDTFKSCMFIKASSEYPEPDHPIHQQTVEQRNTMYQGVLALVEAAHLKNPEALARQLLMLQEGAIITAHFGNSDDPAGEAKKAAKALIDAAS
- a CDS encoding DUF1348 family protein, which translates into the protein MLSLSMRPITDDAAVAKVRAAEDAWNSRCPTIVVRNVSRDCLWHDRNQTIEGRPQIMGFLSAKWKTQLHYRHIKELWSFNKNRFSIRIVSEWRTIHNKWFRSCGNENWEFDDNGLMKKRITCITDTEINENERLFVWPFGRRPDNHPGLSEMNL